From one Dehalococcoidia bacterium genomic stretch:
- a CDS encoding ABC transporter permease yields the protein MTLIFLAVFADVLTPYGVDEMRVMDRLVPPSASHLLGGDQVGRDILTRLIYGARISMVVGVAGTSVTVIIASIIGVPSGFFGGKYDIIVQRFVDAFLAFPGLLILLTVLSIVGPGILQIILVLGILTGIYSSRVVRSAVIGIKENDYFLAAEAIGSPITRTVMRHIMPNIMAPLIIIFSINIGGIILDEASLSFLGFGLPPEVPSWGGMLSWEGRRYMEVKPELALYPGLCLALVIFGVNMFGDAVRDLLDPRLRGG from the coding sequence TTGACACTGATCTTTCTCGCTGTTTTCGCCGACGTCCTGACTCCCTACGGGGTGGACGAGATGCGCGTAATGGACAGGCTGGTGCCACCATCAGCAAGTCACCTGCTGGGTGGCGATCAGGTGGGAAGAGACATCCTAACCCGCCTTATCTACGGCGCGCGCATCTCGATGGTCGTCGGTGTGGCGGGAACCTCCGTCACTGTAATAATCGCTTCAATAATAGGCGTCCCTTCGGGATTTTTCGGCGGCAAGTACGACATCATAGTGCAGAGATTTGTTGACGCCTTTCTGGCCTTCCCGGGCCTGCTCATTCTGTTGACGGTGCTGTCAATTGTGGGACCGGGTATATTGCAGATAATTCTTGTTCTGGGCATATTGACCGGCATTTATAGCTCAAGGGTAGTAAGAAGTGCCGTTATCGGCATCAAGGAGAATGACTACTTTCTGGCGGCTGAGGCAATTGGCAGCCCCATCACAAGAACGGTGATGCGGCACATCATGCCCAATATCATGGCTCCCTTGATCATCATATTCAGCATCAACATCGGAGGCATAATCCTGGACGAGGCTTCTCTGAGCTTCCTGGGATTCGGGCTGCCTCCCGAGGTTCCCAGCTGGGGAGGAATGCTCAGCTGGGAAGGTCGCCGCTATATGGAGGTGAAACCAGAGCTGGCTCTTTATCCGGGTCTTTGCCTGGCTTTGGTGATCTTCGGTGTAAACATGTTCGGGGACGCTGTAAGAGACCTGCTTGACCCCAGGCTGAGGGGCGGTTAA
- a CDS encoding ABC transporter permease, whose protein sequence is MRQYLIRRLLLMIVTLFMVSILVFLSIRLIPGDIVDSLIAEIQRSSGTSTGVLDREALERLWGIDVPIYVQYGRWMGVLPRPDPVTGENSYSGIFQGSLGTSLKLGAPVTEMILRRIGVTFELGLMAVVIGLVIALPVGIYSAIRQDTVADYLARTIAVIGLSTPNFWLAMMVMLYPALYFGWSPPVELIYFREDPLGNLKQFIIPAAILGTSMSAMTMRMTRTMMLEVLRQDYIRTAWSKGLTERVVVTRHALKNALIPVVTIVGASLPIMIGGAVIMENIFALPGMGRLMVTSLLQRDYTVVSGVNLVVATVVVIVNLLVDISYAYLDPRIRYR, encoded by the coding sequence ATGCGTCAATACTTGATCAGAAGACTACTGTTGATGATAGTCACCCTCTTCATGGTCTCTATCTTGGTCTTTCTGAGTATTCGTCTCATACCGGGCGACATAGTTGACAGTCTCATCGCGGAGATACAGCGCTCCTCGGGTACTTCTACGGGGGTTCTTGACCGAGAAGCGCTGGAACGTCTCTGGGGCATCGACGTACCCATATATGTTCAATACGGTCGCTGGATGGGGGTGTTACCGCGCCCTGACCCGGTTACCGGCGAGAACAGCTACAGCGGCATCTTCCAGGGCAGCCTGGGTACGTCTCTGAAACTGGGGGCGCCGGTAACGGAGATGATTCTCAGAAGAATAGGAGTAACCTTCGAGCTTGGCCTCATGGCGGTCGTGATCGGGCTCGTGATAGCCCTGCCAGTTGGCATCTACTCAGCGATTCGCCAGGATACGGTCGCCGATTACCTGGCGCGCACCATCGCCGTCATCGGCCTGTCAACTCCCAACTTCTGGCTGGCAATGATGGTCATGCTATACCCAGCTCTCTATTTCGGCTGGTCACCACCAGTGGAGCTCATCTATTTCAGAGAAGACCCTCTGGGAAACCTAAAGCAGTTCATTATTCCGGCTGCTATTTTGGGGACGTCCATGTCGGCAATGACGATGCGGATGACACGCACCATGATGTTGGAGGTGCTGAGGCAGGACTACATCAGGACCGCCTGGTCGAAGGGTCTGACGGAGAGAGTGGTGGTCACGAGGCACGCCCTGAAGAACGCGCTGATTCCGGTAGTGACCATAGTAGGAGCGAGCTTGCCCATCATGATCGGCGGCGCGGTAATCATGGAGAATATATTCGCCCTGCCAGGGATGGGGCGTCTGATGGTAACCTCGCTGCTGCAAAGAGATTACACCGTTGTCTCTGGAGTGAATTTGGTTGTCGCCACCGTGGTAGTAATAGTCAACCTATTGGTAGACATCTCCTATGCCTATCTGGATCCCAGGATCCGCTACAGGTAG
- a CDS encoding ABC transporter substrate-binding protein: MRTSTSLNWLAVVAGAAMLLVLALACGTETIEVPGETVVVEKEVVKTIEVPGETVVKEVVREVQVPGETVVVEKEVVKTIEVPGETIVTEVVREVQVPGETVVVEKEVVREVEGERYVRNVNGVLAERPQYGGTLVVPVSWGYENFNPGTSRVREWAFLVFEELTQIDYTLPRDQHSLQGPFMTADMMTGEIAESWGVSSDLLTYTFNIRDGIHWHDKAPMNGRRLNANDVAWTWQKHYGMGEFEGQGKNPTYWRFTAAPLESVTATNEDTVVFQMDSPNLESIEIISGVMANDSGYLVLPKEVYDTHGDMSDWRNVVGSGPYQITDNVPNSALTLTRNPNYWKVDHQFPDLNNQLPYIEEVKILTMPDVATQIAALRTGKIAVPDTLLLTLPMSLSIQESNPELTVLFGPGDQLTTPAFRRERPPFDNKNVRIAMQKAINLQELNWAYYDGIADPTPYGNINPVNVEVAHPYAQWPEEVKRQYEYDPAEAERLLDEAGYLRGADGIRFSADWTNIVPWGEDVDLNQLVTSYFDAIGVDITIQVQSDDTAGWNSYVDGTAGEIVSAYARGYMWNPMFTFGRMASTDYVGVTDPEFDAMFEAARASTDREEYIGLLRDMDMRYIEQVWTLAYPIPPYVFMSQPWVKGHSGEQSFNGAEWLLSSGIVEWWWIDQELKGDMGH; encoded by the coding sequence ATGCGTACATCTACTTCGCTTAATTGGCTAGCCGTGGTGGCAGGAGCGGCCATGCTTCTGGTTCTTGCCCTAGCCTGCGGCACAGAGACAATTGAGGTTCCCGGCGAGACCGTGGTGGTAGAGAAGGAGGTCGTCAAGACGATCGAGGTGCCGGGCGAGACCGTCGTCAAGGAAGTGGTGAGAGAGGTGCAGGTCCCCGGTGAGACTGTGGTGGTGGAGAAGGAGGTCGTCAAGACGATCGAGGTCCCCGGTGAGACCATAGTCACGGAGGTGGTGAGAGAGGTACAGGTCCCTGGTGAGACCGTGGTGGTGGAGAAGGAGGTCGTAAGAGAGGTCGAGGGCGAGAGGTACGTTCGCAACGTCAATGGTGTGCTAGCGGAGAGGCCCCAGTATGGCGGAACACTCGTCGTACCGGTGTCATGGGGCTACGAGAACTTCAACCCTGGGACTTCGCGCGTACGCGAGTGGGCATTCCTCGTTTTTGAAGAGTTGACCCAGATAGACTACACGCTGCCCCGCGACCAACATTCCCTTCAAGGCCCTTTCATGACCGCGGACATGATGACAGGGGAGATAGCAGAGAGTTGGGGGGTTTCATCGGATCTCCTGACCTACACGTTCAACATTCGTGACGGCATCCACTGGCACGATAAGGCGCCGATGAACGGCCGGAGGCTAAACGCCAATGACGTTGCATGGACTTGGCAGAAGCACTATGGCATGGGCGAATTTGAAGGGCAGGGAAAGAACCCCACCTATTGGCGGTTCACGGCGGCGCCATTGGAATCCGTAACGGCCACGAATGAAGATACAGTGGTCTTTCAGATGGACAGTCCTAACCTTGAGTCTATAGAGATTATCTCAGGCGTCATGGCCAACGACTCAGGATATTTAGTACTGCCAAAGGAAGTTTACGATACGCATGGTGACATGAGCGATTGGAGGAATGTCGTCGGCAGCGGTCCCTACCAGATCACCGACAATGTGCCGAACTCCGCTCTGACCCTTACCAGGAATCCCAACTACTGGAAGGTCGATCATCAATTCCCGGATTTGAACAACCAGTTGCCCTATATTGAAGAGGTCAAGATTTTGACGATGCCGGACGTAGCAACGCAGATAGCGGCGTTGCGTACCGGTAAGATTGCCGTGCCGGATACACTCTTGCTGACACTTCCGATGTCGCTCAGCATCCAGGAATCCAACCCGGAGCTGACTGTGCTATTTGGACCTGGTGACCAGCTGACCACCCCGGCCTTCCGGCGGGAGCGTCCACCCTTCGATAACAAGAACGTGCGCATCGCCATGCAGAAGGCCATTAACCTTCAAGAGCTCAACTGGGCCTACTATGACGGTATCGCCGACCCAACACCCTACGGGAATATCAATCCCGTCAACGTAGAGGTCGCCCACCCGTATGCTCAGTGGCCTGAAGAGGTCAAGCGGCAGTACGAGTACGACCCGGCAGAGGCCGAAAGGCTCCTTGACGAGGCAGGATACCTTCGTGGCGCTGATGGCATTAGATTTAGTGCTGATTGGACTAACATCGTCCCATGGGGTGAGGACGTAGATCTGAACCAGTTGGTGACAAGCTACTTCGACGCGATTGGCGTTGACATCACCATTCAAGTGCAAAGCGATGATACCGCGGGGTGGAACAGCTACGTGGACGGAACGGCTGGAGAAATTGTCAGCGCTTACGCCCGGGGTTACATGTGGAATCCCATGTTTACATTTGGGCGTATGGCCTCCACGGATTACGTGGGAGTTACTGACCCTGAATTTGACGCTATGTTCGAAGCGGCTCGGGCATCTACTGACAGAGAAGAGTATATCGGGTTACTCAGAGACATGGACATGCGCTACATCGAGCAGGTGTGGACGCTGGCGTATCCCATACCTCCTTACGTCTTCATGTCCCAGCCGTGGGTTAAGGGTCACAGCGGCGAACAATCCTTCAATGGCGCTGAGTGGCTTCTTTCTAGCGGCATCGTGGAGTGGTGGTGGATCGACCAGGAACTGAAGGGAGACATGGGGCACTAG
- a CDS encoding TIM barrel protein, with the protein MVVSPDHREREAAIEFARRMCGLTAQLGSPNTYLRPGSLNPNGPWLPHPGNRSDEVFDSLVDSARKFCRTARDEGVMVAVEGGAVSPLYSARRVRDFIEAVGSPVLGFNQDPVNFIGGLEDAYDTTRFLAEFFELTGEFTLGAHAKDFTVMDQLMVRFEEAEIGSGLLDHVTFLQSMQRVCPTGHVLIEHLPPERYAAAAVEYRKYASLAGIEWDNQTGENRGES; encoded by the coding sequence ATGGTGGTGAGCCCGGACCACCGCGAGCGGGAGGCCGCCATCGAGTTCGCAAGGCGCATGTGCGGACTCACGGCGCAGCTTGGCTCGCCGAACACGTACCTGCGACCGGGCAGCCTGAACCCGAATGGGCCATGGCTCCCACATCCGGGTAATCGCAGCGATGAGGTATTCGACAGCCTGGTGGACTCCGCGCGAAAGTTCTGCCGGACGGCGCGGGACGAGGGTGTGATGGTCGCGGTGGAAGGCGGCGCCGTCTCCCCGCTCTATTCCGCTCGCCGCGTGCGGGACTTCATCGAAGCTGTCGGATCGCCAGTGCTGGGCTTTAACCAGGACCCCGTGAACTTCATCGGTGGTTTGGAAGACGCCTACGACACGACCCGTTTTCTCGCGGAGTTCTTCGAACTGACCGGAGAGTTCACGCTCGGCGCGCACGCCAAGGACTTCACGGTCATGGACCAGCTCATGGTGCGGTTTGAGGAAGCGGAGATCGGCTCGGGTCTGCTGGACCATGTGACGTTTCTCCAGAGCATGCAGCGCGTGTGCCCCACGGGTCACGTGCTCATCGAGCACCTGCCGCCGGAGCGCTACGCTGCCGCCGCGGTCGAGTACCGGAAGTATGCGTCTCTAGCAGGCATCGAGTGGGACAATCAGACAGGAGAGAATCGTGGCGAATCTTAG
- a CDS encoding SDR family oxidoreductase encodes MANLSGKRVLVTGASTGIGRATAIRIASEGGRVALFDVNDSDAESTLRTILDSGGSARYWHVDVTDEQEVSSGVDEAADWLGGGIDVLAHLAGILKGSGLEVTDVDESIWDPVIEINLKGSYIVVKHVARHMIPMKSGVIILTSSGAGVTGGSSSVAYGASKGGTHGLAMTLDGHLSRHGIRVNDVLPGNLETPLKIGATEEQLANTGNRERYDDIMAGLSSPDGVAAVIAFLASDDADYVRGSVRTI; translated from the coding sequence GTGGCGAATCTTAGTGGGAAACGTGTGCTCGTTACCGGGGCATCAACCGGCATAGGCCGCGCCACCGCAATCCGAATCGCTTCGGAGGGCGGGCGCGTCGCGCTGTTCGACGTCAACGACTCCGACGCCGAGTCCACGCTCAGGACGATTCTGGACTCTGGCGGCAGCGCCCGTTACTGGCACGTGGACGTGACCGATGAGCAGGAGGTCAGCAGCGGCGTCGATGAAGCTGCCGACTGGCTGGGCGGTGGAATCGACGTTCTGGCACACCTGGCCGGAATTCTGAAGGGGTCCGGGCTCGAGGTGACCGATGTTGACGAGTCCATTTGGGACCCTGTGATCGAGATCAATCTCAAGGGGTCGTACATCGTCGTCAAGCACGTCGCGAGACACATGATCCCGATGAAGAGCGGCGTGATCATACTGACGTCGTCAGGAGCCGGTGTGACTGGAGGAAGCTCGTCCGTGGCATACGGAGCCAGCAAGGGCGGCACTCACGGCCTGGCGATGACGCTGGACGGGCACTTATCCAGGCACGGCATCAGGGTCAACGACGTGCTGCCGGGGAACCTGGAAACGCCGCTGAAGATCGGCGCTACCGAGGAGCAGCTGGCCAACACGGGTAACCGCGAGAGGTACGACGACATTATGGCCGGGCTGTCGTCTCCCGACGGGGTCGCGGCAGTAATCGCATTCCTGGCCTCGGACGACGCGGACTACGTTCGGGGCAGCGTCAGGACTATCTAG
- a CDS encoding purine/pyrimidine permease — MASSQVNENVRYEPEERPPVLVTVGVGFQFILLTITTMAVVTVVIVRTSEQPESYLTWSFFADLAVAGVCTVVQAVRIRRLGAGYLLIMGPSPVFISVCITALAEGGPALMSSLIVVSSLVQFIVASRLSALRRVITPVVSGCVFMLIAAVVMPSLFELMQDVPAGTSPLAGPATAAVTIAIVIGLALRAPQNWQQWSPLLAILAGWAVASTFGLSTFQTVADAGWVGVPSIGSWPGFDLGFGVSFWTLLTSFIVVTLVSSIIAIGNGVTIQQVSHRTPRATDFRVVQGALNGEGLGNLLYGLAGTVGNTVYPSSISGVSLMGVAARSVGICAGLILLGTALLPKALALLLAIPSPVAATYMVALFSLIFMQGVRTVSQEGLDARKALVVGLSLWIGAAFHFEWLFADQLTGAWGALLSNGLTSGGLSVILLNAITEVAFSRRRRLDTELSISALARINVFLSEIASKAGWNETSTQRLCSAGEETLSSLLSRDSEGSSSTGQRLIVNAHLIDGAVEMEFLTAPEGTENLEDRMSFLGEQSEVPDESDVPLRLLRHYATSVQHRVYHNIDIITVRVEGHS, encoded by the coding sequence TTGGCATCATCGCAAGTCAACGAGAACGTCCGGTACGAGCCTGAGGAGCGCCCTCCTGTCCTCGTGACCGTTGGCGTCGGTTTCCAGTTCATCCTCCTTACGATTACGACAATGGCGGTGGTCACCGTCGTAATCGTAAGGACCTCTGAGCAGCCCGAGAGCTATCTCACCTGGAGCTTCTTCGCAGACCTGGCAGTCGCCGGAGTGTGCACCGTCGTACAGGCGGTGCGGATCAGGAGACTAGGGGCAGGTTACCTCCTCATCATGGGTCCCTCCCCCGTGTTCATTTCCGTCTGCATCACAGCGCTGGCAGAGGGCGGGCCCGCACTGATGTCGAGCCTCATCGTCGTATCATCGCTGGTCCAGTTCATCGTGGCTTCCCGACTCTCAGCACTGCGAAGAGTCATCACGCCCGTCGTTTCCGGGTGTGTGTTCATGCTGATAGCGGCCGTTGTGATGCCCTCTCTGTTTGAACTGATGCAGGATGTACCCGCCGGCACATCGCCGCTCGCAGGACCGGCCACAGCCGCCGTGACGATTGCAATCGTCATTGGGCTGGCGCTGAGGGCTCCACAGAACTGGCAGCAGTGGTCTCCTCTGCTGGCGATACTGGCCGGTTGGGCTGTCGCCTCGACCTTTGGGCTGTCCACTTTTCAGACTGTGGCCGACGCCGGCTGGGTCGGAGTCCCGAGTATCGGCTCCTGGCCAGGGTTCGACCTCGGTTTCGGCGTCAGCTTCTGGACGCTCTTGACCAGTTTCATCGTCGTAACCCTGGTGTCTTCGATAATTGCCATTGGCAACGGCGTTACCATACAGCAGGTGTCCCATCGCACCCCACGCGCGACCGATTTTCGAGTTGTCCAGGGAGCCCTCAACGGCGAAGGTCTGGGAAACCTGCTGTATGGCCTGGCGGGAACTGTCGGCAACACGGTCTACCCGTCGAGCATCAGTGGAGTATCCCTCATGGGCGTCGCCGCTCGCAGTGTCGGAATATGCGCCGGACTCATCCTGCTGGGGACCGCGCTGCTGCCCAAGGCTCTCGCACTTCTGCTGGCTATCCCGAGTCCTGTGGCAGCAACGTACATGGTCGCATTGTTCAGTCTGATCTTCATGCAGGGTGTCAGGACCGTCTCACAGGAAGGCCTGGATGCACGCAAGGCCCTGGTCGTGGGGCTGTCGCTATGGATTGGCGCGGCCTTTCACTTTGAGTGGTTGTTCGCAGACCAATTGACCGGGGCGTGGGGCGCCCTTCTCAGCAACGGGCTGACCTCTGGCGGCCTGTCTGTAATCCTGTTGAACGCAATCACGGAAGTAGCGTTCTCAAGACGTCGACGCCTGGACACGGAGTTATCCATTTCCGCCCTGGCCCGGATTAACGTCTTCCTGAGCGAGATTGCATCCAAAGCAGGGTGGAACGAGACCTCAACACAACGCCTGTGTTCTGCCGGCGAAGAGACCCTGTCGAGCCTTCTGTCGAGAGACAGTGAAGGTTCCTCGTCAACGGGACAGCGACTGATAGTCAACGCGCACCTGATTGACGGGGCAGTTGAAATGGAGTTTCTGACCGCCCCTGAGGGTACGGAGAACCTGGAAGACAGGATGTCGTTCCTCGGTGAACAGTCCGAAGTACCGGATGAGAGTGATGTACCCCTCCGGTTGCTGCGGCACTACGCCACATCAGTGCAGCACCGTGTGTATCACAACATAGACATCATCACGGTTCGCGTGGAAGGACATAGCTAG
- a CDS encoding alpha/beta hydrolase, with protein MTQFWSVPEPSEVLAVQLTNGATAQVRRHGNPEGPRVILSHGCGFAADMYLPYWLLFKDRVDLLVFDFRSHGWNLEGDPASLNFPTSVDDFDVILRSIGQRFGERPAVGIFHSMSALTALLFEQQRGGFAGLVLFDPPIQESGRNPEDLVYISEHMSRGVPQRQDRFDSLDDYIAHMDANPAHHRLRFGVSGLMAETLLRPDSEGYALRCPKEHEAQIYRFFYGWSMQIDTKLVNCPIKVVGSDPTTSFTFMPSMDFAELARMNYDFLPDATHLLQLEEPEHCAEITLQFLSEIGLL; from the coding sequence ATGACTCAATTTTGGAGTGTGCCGGAACCGTCGGAGGTGCTGGCAGTCCAACTTACGAACGGTGCAACGGCGCAGGTGCGGCGACACGGCAACCCGGAAGGTCCCCGGGTTATCCTCAGCCACGGTTGCGGCTTTGCCGCAGATATGTACCTGCCATACTGGTTGCTGTTCAAGGACCGTGTTGACCTGCTGGTCTTCGATTTTCGCTCTCATGGATGGAACCTGGAGGGCGACCCCGCGTCGCTAAACTTTCCCACGTCCGTTGACGACTTCGACGTCATCCTGCGGTCAATCGGACAACGGTTCGGAGAGAGGCCAGCGGTAGGGATATTCCACTCCATGTCGGCACTAACCGCCCTGCTGTTTGAACAACAGCGGGGCGGGTTTGCAGGTCTGGTGCTCTTCGACCCGCCAATCCAGGAGTCAGGCAGGAATCCTGAAGATCTGGTGTATATATCTGAGCACATGAGCCGAGGTGTGCCCCAGCGCCAGGACCGGTTCGACTCTCTCGATGACTACATCGCACACATGGACGCGAATCCAGCCCATCATCGGCTGCGCTTTGGGGTATCGGGGCTCATGGCGGAAACCCTTCTGCGCCCCGATAGTGAAGGGTACGCGCTCCGGTGTCCGAAAGAGCACGAGGCGCAGATATACCGGTTTTTCTACGGCTGGTCAATGCAGATAGACACCAAACTGGTCAATTGCCCAATCAAGGTTGTCGGCTCGGACCCGACAACTTCGTTTACGTTCATGCCGAGCATGGACTTTGCCGAGTTGGCTCGCATGAACTACGACTTCCTGCCGGATGCCACACACCTGCTCCAGTTGGAAGAGCCGGAACATTGCGCGGAAATCACCCTTCAGTTCTTGAGCGAGATCGGGCTTCTCTAA
- a CDS encoding acyl carrier protein: MSDVAQRVNQVIARELRVPESSITPASTFTEDLGADSLAQTRLAMALETEFSCTILDSDADVIFTVEGLVKYIEGRLPA; encoded by the coding sequence ATGTCAGACGTTGCACAGCGAGTCAATCAGGTAATCGCCAGGGAACTGAGGGTCCCGGAATCTTCAATAACGCCTGCATCGACGTTCACAGAAGATCTTGGGGCGGACTCCCTGGCGCAGACCCGACTTGCAATGGCCCTCGAAACTGAGTTCAGCTGCACCATCCTGGACAGCGACGCCGACGTGATCTTCACAGTAGAAGGACTGGTCAAGTACATAGAAGGACGCTTGCCCGCTTAG
- a CDS encoding reductive dehalogenase, whose translation MKLQIRRPTKSHSEQDSETNGHVTAAEMYQVQDSYVRFNQKNHMGSQMIWDARSKAERDKLKVKQRELTEKGRAGFEAPAWGLEYASESLLNLMDFSKNQSDRPANAWQSEMEPSPTGRPETSPEEASEMLRKAAQMFGADQVGFAKLDRRWVYSHYFDDETKEAYPIKFSDEPGYEQYDRPIRLEDGTRVIPKEMKYVVVMLHEWGKDVDGTEYAPALLTEGLSTLAYARMAPTLWMTAEFIRGLGYNAIPMANDTALSIPLAVDAGLGQLGRHGLLINPKVGSRCRISKIFTDLPLEAIGAVDSGITEFCNACQKCVPKCGTKAITTDDRSFEPLAKSNSSGVLSWKVDAEKCSTFQIRVGSTCSTCVRRCAWTKPPSKMYAIPRFIIRNFRWRWLNKTWVWLDDLAGHGKFDKKPDDFWMAERR comes from the coding sequence ATGAAACTTCAGATACGGCGGCCCACTAAATCCCACTCCGAACAGGACTCAGAAACGAACGGCCACGTCACGGCTGCCGAAATGTACCAGGTGCAGGACTCGTACGTCCGGTTCAACCAGAAGAACCACATGGGCTCGCAGATGATCTGGGATGCCCGGTCCAAGGCTGAACGGGACAAGCTGAAGGTCAAGCAGCGAGAGCTTACGGAGAAGGGACGCGCCGGATTCGAGGCTCCTGCATGGGGACTGGAATACGCATCAGAGTCCCTGCTGAATCTCATGGACTTCTCGAAGAACCAGTCCGATAGGCCAGCAAACGCATGGCAGTCTGAGATGGAGCCCTCACCCACGGGTCGACCCGAAACCTCCCCTGAAGAGGCCTCGGAGATGTTGCGGAAGGCCGCCCAGATGTTCGGAGCGGACCAGGTTGGCTTCGCTAAGCTGGACCGTCGCTGGGTGTATTCCCACTACTTCGACGATGAGACGAAGGAGGCCTACCCCATCAAGTTCTCCGATGAGCCCGGGTACGAACAGTACGACCGGCCCATTCGCCTCGAAGATGGGACCCGGGTCATCCCGAAGGAGATGAAGTATGTCGTCGTGATGCTCCACGAGTGGGGCAAGGACGTCGATGGCACGGAGTACGCACCGGCTCTTCTCACTGAGGGACTCAGTACGCTGGCGTATGCCCGAATGGCCCCGACGCTGTGGATGACCGCCGAGTTCATACGGGGGCTGGGGTACAACGCCATCCCTATGGCTAATGACACAGCGCTGAGCATTCCACTGGCTGTCGACGCGGGTCTGGGCCAGCTTGGGAGACACGGCCTCCTGATCAACCCCAAGGTGGGGTCGCGCTGCCGTATCTCCAAGATCTTCACCGATCTCCCATTGGAGGCCATCGGAGCCGTTGACTCAGGCATCACCGAGTTCTGCAACGCGTGTCAGAAGTGTGTCCCGAAGTGCGGCACCAAGGCCATCACAACGGACGACCGGAGTTTCGAGCCCCTGGCCAAGAGCAACTCGTCGGGAGTGCTCTCGTGGAAGGTGGATGCAGAGAAGTGCAGCACGTTCCAGATCCGTGTCGGAAGCACCTGCAGCACGTGCGTCCGCAGGTGCGCCTGGACCAAACCGCCCAGTAAGATGTATGCGATACCACGCTTCATCATCAGGAACTTCCGGTGGAGGTGGTTGAACAAGACCTGGGTATGGCTGGATGATCTGGCAGGACACGGAAAGTTCGACAAGAAGCCCGATGATTTCTGGATGGCGGAACGTAGATAG
- a CDS encoding antibiotic biosynthesis monooxygenase — protein MTQANTPQPPYYAAIFSSTHTGNHEGYAEDTETILDLAKQQPGFLGIEAAGDDDLSIAVSYWDSDESIQAFKQLAEHLVIQERGREIYYRSYKVRVARVERDYGFST, from the coding sequence TTGACACAGGCGAACACACCACAGCCACCGTACTACGCGGCGATCTTCTCATCGACGCACACCGGCAATCACGAGGGCTACGCCGAGGACACAGAGACCATACTCGATCTGGCAAAGCAGCAGCCTGGCTTCCTTGGTATCGAGGCCGCTGGCGACGATGACCTGAGCATCGCCGTATCGTACTGGGACAGCGATGAGTCGATCCAAGCCTTCAAGCAGCTCGCGGAGCATCTCGTCATTCAGGAGCGGGGCCGCGAGATCTACTATAGAAGCTACAAGGTACGCGTCGCGAGGGTGGAACGCGACTACGGTTTCAGCACGTAG
- a CDS encoding DUF1697 domain-containing protein, with protein MSNDDTTGANVALLRGINVGGKNKLPMADLAAMFREAGCDDVRTYIQSGNVVFRADSALAGDIPSLISASIMDQFGYSIPVVTRTASEFEEIVRANPFAEIGAEANKLHVMFLADLPDRAHVEALDPNRSPGDEFAVLGREVFLHFPNGVARSKLTNAYFDSSLSTTSTSRNWRTVGKLLEMVSAAT; from the coding sequence ATGTCCAATGACGACACGACAGGCGCGAACGTCGCGCTGCTTCGCGGGATCAACGTTGGCGGGAAGAACAAGCTGCCGATGGCGGACCTTGCTGCCATGTTCCGGGAGGCGGGATGCGACGACGTCCGGACTTACATCCAGAGCGGGAACGTCGTCTTTCGCGCCGACTCTGCGCTGGCTGGAGACATCCCGTCTCTGATCAGTGCGTCGATCATGGACCAGTTCGGCTATAGCATCCCTGTGGTCACCCGCACGGCGAGTGAATTCGAGGAGATCGTGCGAGCCAACCCCTTCGCGGAAATTGGAGCTGAGGCGAACAAGCTGCACGTCATGTTCCTGGCTGATCTGCCCGACCGGGCGCACGTCGAGGCGCTTGACCCGAATCGCTCGCCCGGCGACGAGTTTGCGGTGCTGGGGCGTGAGGTCTTTCTCCATTTTCCGAACGGGGTTGCCCGCAGCAAGCTCACGAATGCCTACTTCGACTCCAGCCTCTCGACCACCAGCACATCCCGGAACTGGAGAACGGTGGGGAAGCTCTTGGAGATGGTCAGCGCGGCCACCTGA
- a CDS encoding DUF5615 family PIN-like protein, whose product MRFLVDRCAGARLAEWLRINGHDVVEARELGPDPGDRALLELAALVTSSALFGAERRRPC is encoded by the coding sequence GTGAGGTTTCTGGTTGACCGGTGCGCCGGCGCCCGTTTAGCAGAGTGGCTTCGCATCAACGGACACGACGTTGTCGAGGCCAGGGAGCTCGGCCCTGACCCAGGAGATCGAGCCCTGCTGGAGCTGGCCGCACTGGTCACATCATCAGCCCTGTTCGGCGCAGAGAGGAGACGCCCATGCTGA